CACCTCGAGACCCTTATTGACGAGCGTCGATGAGTTCGTCGTGACCACCAGGCCCATGTCCCACGTGGGGTGGGCGAGGGCTTCCGCGGGAGTCACCTGTGCGAGCGAGTCGCGACTGCGGCCGCGAAACGGCCCGCCGGAAGCGGTGAGGATGAGACGGCTCACCTCGGAGGCAGAGCCCGAGCGTAGGGCCTGCGCGATAGCCGAGTGCTCGGAGTCGACGGGAACGATCTGACCGGGAGCGGCGACGGATGTCACGAGGTCGCCGCCCACGATGAGGCTCTCCTTGTTGGCGAGAGCCAGGGTCGCTCCCGCGTCGAGCGCGGCGAGGGTCGGTGCGAGGCCTACCGACCCCGTGATGCCGTTGAGGACGACATCGGCACGCACGCTGCGAACGAGTCGTGCAGCGTCATCCGCTCCGAGCGCCGTCTCGGTGACGCCGAAACGCTCCGCTTGCTCGGCCACCATGTCGGCGTTCGACCCCGCGGCCAACCCCACAACGCGGAAGCGTTCGGGATTGGCCGCGATGACATCGAGCGCCTGAGTTCCTATCGAGCCCGTGGAGCCCAGGAGGATGACGTCGCGCACGTCACCTAGCCGAGTCCGAGAATGTCCACAACAAAGACGAGCGTGTCGGTACCACCGATGTCCTCGCCTGCACCCGCTTCCCCGTAACCGAACTCGGGCGGGATCACCGCGAGAACCTGAGAGCCGACGGTCTGACCGACGAGCGCCTGAGTGAAGCCCGGGATCACTCCGTTGACGTTGAACGTTGCGGGCTCGCCGCGCTCCCAGCTGGAGTCGAACGTCACGCCGGTGTTCCAGTTCAGGCCTTCGTAGTGAACAACCACGTCAGCGCCGTCGGTGACCTCGGGGCCGTCGCCCTTCTTGAGCACTGCAATCTGCAGGTCGGTGGGCGGTGCGCTGTCGGGAAGGGTGATGGTCGGACGCCCATCGGCGTCGAGCTCCACGGTCGGGAGGCCCGGGGTCGGCTCCTGGTCCTCTCCGTTCGCACGGGGAAGTGCGGGCTCCGGTGCCTCGGCGACCTCAATGATGTCGACAACAAAAACGAGGCTCTCGTCGGCTGCGACTCCCAGCGTCTCTTGTCCGGCGTCGCCGAACGCGTCGATCGCGGGCACAACTCCGACCACACGGGAGCCCACGGTCGAGCATTCGAGAGTCTTGACGATGCCAGGAAGCAGGGCTGCCTCATCGAGCGTGAACTCGGCGACCGGCGTCTCGCCGTACTCGGTCGAGTCGAGCTCTTCGCCGCTCTCACCGTTGAAGACCTTGTATTCCACGAGCACGGTGTCGCCCTCGACAACCGTCTCACCGTCGCCCTGAATTGCGACGGTGCGCTGGGTCTCCTCGGCGGACACGGGGCTGGGGATCGTCACCTCGGGGGCAGCTCCGAAGTCGCCGCTGACCTCGATCGAGTCCGAGACCGAACCGGACGGCGTCGTCGGGCAGTCGGGAGTGGAAGCGCCGGGAGCGCAGGCGGCGAGCGACATCACCAGCCCAGCCGAGAGAAGAAGTGGGGTTGCTGCGCGCACGAGGGCACCTTTCGAGGGGGAATTGAGCGGAATGTCTCCCCTATCCTTGCCTACTCCGGCTGAGTCGTGGGTGTGGCTTTGCCTGCCACAACCTGGATGGTGGGCTCATGGGCTACCGGAAAGGCGAGCGACGCGTTGATGAAACACAACTTCGCGGCGTCATCGTGCAGCCTGCGAGCCCGATCGGGGTCACCCGCTGAGATCGTCACCTCGGGTCGCAGGGTCGCCGACACGAAGGCACCGCCGCCGTCGGCGTTTGTGCGAAGCAGGCCGGTGGCGGCATCCGCGTAACTTTCGACAACGACCCCCTCGCGCGTGGCCACGTAGAGGTAGCTCAAGAGGTGACACTGCACGAGCGAGGCGATCAAGAGCTGCTCCGGATTCCATCGATCGTGCGCCCCGTGGAATGGCTTGTCGGCTGACGCGAGGATGCTCGGCAGACCGTCCACGGAGATCTCGGTATCGCGCCCAAACGCCCGCGGACCCGACGTACCGGTACCTCGATTGCCCAGCCAGCGCACGTCCACGCGGTAGTGATGGTCTGTTCGCATCGCGTCCTGAGCCTTCTGCCCGCCGGGGGCGAATAAACTTGGCCTCATTATGACTGACACCACCGTTGCCACCGGCACCCCCGACACCTCGGCACCAGTAACCCAGGAGCGGCGGGTGGTCACGGCGATCCCGGGACCCAAGTCGCAGGAGCTCCACGCACGCCGTCTCGAGGTGGTCCCCGTCGGTGTGACCGCCGCCCTCCCCGTCTACATCGAGCGAGCCCACGGGGCGATCGTGGTCGACGTCGACGGCAACCAGTTCATCGACCTCGGCGCCGGAATCGGCGTGACGACCATCGGTCACACCAACGATGCAGTGGTGGCCGCCGCCACAACCCAGCTCGACAGCGTCATCCACACCCTGTTCACGATCACGCCGTACGAGTCCTATGTCCGTGTCGCGGAGCTGCTCGCCGCGCACACACCGGGCGACTTCGCGAAGAAGACCGTCCTCGTGAACTCGGGCGCCGAAGCCGTGGAGAACGGCGTCAAGATCGCCCGCAAATACACGGGCAAAAACGGGGTCGCCGTGCTCGACCACGCCTACCACGGTCGTACCAACCTCACGATGGCCATGAACTTCAAGGCTGCCCCGTACGCGACCGGCTTCGGACCGCTCGCCGGCGACGTGTACCGCGCTCCGAACTCGTACCCGTTCCACGACGGACTCTCCGGGTCGGAGGCGGCACGCCGCACGATCTCGTACCTCGAGAAGACCGTCGGCGCGGACGACCTCGCGTGCCTCGTCGTCGAGCCCATCCAGGGCGAGGGCGGTTTTGTAGTGCCGGCAGAGGGCTACCTGCCCGCGCTCCAGGAGTGGTGCACCGCCAATGGCGTTGTGATGATCGCCGACGAGATTCAGTCCGGCATGGCCCGAACCGGTGCGTACTTCGCGAGTGAGCACTTCGGATGGGTTCCCGATCTGGTGCTGAGCGCCAAGGGCATCGCCGGTGGACTGCCGCTCGCGGGAGTTACGGGTCGCGCCGAGATCATGGATGCCGCCCAGCCTGGCGGTCTCGGCGGAACGTTCGGCGGCAACCCCGTCGCGTGCGCCGCGGCGGTCGCAGTATTCGAACAGATCGAATCGCAGGGACTTCTCGCCGAGGGCAAGCGCATCGAGAGCGCGCTCGTCACGGGCCTGCGTGACCTGCAGGCCAAGTACCCCGTCATCGGAGACGTGCGCGGAATCGGCGCGATGATCGCCATCGAACTGATCGTTCCCGGCACCCACGAGCCCGATGCCGCTGCTGTGACAGCGGTTGCCGCCTACGCTGCGCAGAAGGGTGTGCTCCTTCTCACTGCAGGGACATACGGCAACGTCCTGCGCTTCTTGCCGAGCCTCGCGATCTCCGACGAGCTCATCGCCGAGGCCCTCGGCGTGATCGACGAGGCGTTCGCCAGCCTGTGATCGGGGAACTCCGCCCCGCCACTGCCGTCGAACTCGCCGTCGTCGAGCGTTCAGGTCTGCGCGAATCGAGCCACATCGGTGCGGCGGTGGTGCTCGACGGGGACGGCGAGACACGGGCAGAACACGGCGACGCTGGCGCACTCATCTATCCCCGTTCGACCATGAAGCTCTTCCAGGCTGTCGCGCTCCGTCGCCTCGGCGTGCACCTCGAGGGCGAGGAGCTGGTGATGTCGGCGGCGAGCCACATCGGCACACCCGATCACGTGCGAGTGGTGCGCAGCATCCTCTCGCGCGCTCGACTCACCGAAGACGCCCTACAGTGCCCCGTCGATTGGCCGATGGATGCTGCGGCGCGCCACGAGGCGGATGCACCGAGCCGCGTCACGATGGGCTGCTCCGGCAAACACGCGGCATTCCTCCTCGCGTGTGTGCACAACGGCTGGCCCGTCGACACCTACCTCCACCCCGATCATCCGCTGCAAAAAGCCATCCGCGAGACCGTCGAAGAATTTGTCGGCGAGCGCATAGTGCACAGCGGAATCGACGGATGCGGGGCGCCCGTCCACGCCATGAGCCTCCGCGCCCTCGCCAGGGGCGCCAGCCGAGTGGCGCGCGGTATCGATGACGACGCCGCGCGGCTCGCGGACGCCATCCGGCGGCACCCCTGGGTTTTGGACAATCGCGTCGTCCGC
This genomic window from Antiquaquibacter oligotrophicus contains:
- a CDS encoding FKBP-type peptidyl-prolyl cis-trans isomerase, coding for MRAATPLLLSAGLVMSLAACAPGASTPDCPTTPSGSVSDSIEVSGDFGAAPEVTIPSPVSAEETQRTVAIQGDGETVVEGDTVLVEYKVFNGESGEELDSTEYGETPVAEFTLDEAALLPGIVKTLECSTVGSRVVGVVPAIDAFGDAGQETLGVAADESLVFVVDIIEVAEAPEPALPRANGEDQEPTPGLPTVELDADGRPTITLPDSAPPTDLQIAVLKKGDGPEVTDGADVVVHYEGLNWNTGVTFDSSWERGEPATFNVNGVIPGFTQALVGQTVGSQVLAVIPPEFGYGEAGAGEDIGGTDTLVFVVDILGLG
- a CDS encoding 1-deoxy-D-xylulose-5-phosphate reductoisomerase; the protein is MRDVILLGSTGSIGTQALDVIAANPERFRVVGLAAGSNADMVAEQAERFGVTETALGADDAARLVRSVRADVVLNGITGSVGLAPTLAALDAGATLALANKESLIVGGDLVTSVAAPGQIVPVDSEHSAIAQALRSGSASEVSRLILTASGGPFRGRSRDSLAQVTPAEALAHPTWDMGLVVTTNSSTLVNKGLEVIEAHLLFDVPYDRIEVTVHPQSIVHSMVEFVDGSTIAQASPPDMRLPISLGLGWPDRVAGVGVPLDWTTASEWTFAPLDEEAFPAVRLAKLVGEAGGTFPAVFNAANEQAVMAFHAGAIGYLDIVPTIERVVGEHQGGELSLDGVLAAERWARSAADSLLSA
- a CDS encoding OsmC family protein — protein: MRTDHHYRVDVRWLGNRGTGTSGPRAFGRDTEISVDGLPSILASADKPFHGAHDRWNPEQLLIASLVQCHLLSYLYVATREGVVVESYADAATGLLRTNADGGGAFVSATLRPEVTISAGDPDRARRLHDDAAKLCFINASLAFPVAHEPTIQVVAGKATPTTQPE
- a CDS encoding asparaginase codes for the protein MIGELRPATAVELAVVERSGLRESSHIGAAVVLDGDGETRAEHGDAGALIYPRSTMKLFQAVALRRLGVHLEGEELVMSAASHIGTPDHVRVVRSILSRARLTEDALQCPVDWPMDAAARHEADAPSRVTMGCSGKHAAFLLACVHNGWPVDTYLHPDHPLQKAIRETVEEFVGERIVHSGIDGCGAPVHAMSLRALARGASRVARGIDDDAARLADAIRRHPWVLDNRVVRTVITETGMVAKSGAEGVFVAGEKDGTAVAVRVLDGSQRALAPVALSLLMQHGALGLELGERVTAAVTEPVLGAGLPVGSLYAVV
- the gabT gene encoding 4-aminobutyrate--2-oxoglutarate transaminase, whose product is MTDTTVATGTPDTSAPVTQERRVVTAIPGPKSQELHARRLEVVPVGVTAALPVYIERAHGAIVVDVDGNQFIDLGAGIGVTTIGHTNDAVVAAATTQLDSVIHTLFTITPYESYVRVAELLAAHTPGDFAKKTVLVNSGAEAVENGVKIARKYTGKNGVAVLDHAYHGRTNLTMAMNFKAAPYATGFGPLAGDVYRAPNSYPFHDGLSGSEAARRTISYLEKTVGADDLACLVVEPIQGEGGFVVPAEGYLPALQEWCTANGVVMIADEIQSGMARTGAYFASEHFGWVPDLVLSAKGIAGGLPLAGVTGRAEIMDAAQPGGLGGTFGGNPVACAAAVAVFEQIESQGLLAEGKRIESALVTGLRDLQAKYPVIGDVRGIGAMIAIELIVPGTHEPDAAAVTAVAAYAAQKGVLLLTAGTYGNVLRFLPSLAISDELIAEALGVIDEAFASL